AATCTTCTATGGAAAATGAATCATGTTCTATTGAGCATATTAAACCGGTAAACGAATCCTCGATAAAAGTAGTACACGTATCACATTTAGTAAAATTGAATAAACCAATTGAAGAAACTAATGCTTTAAATACAGACATGTCAGAAACGCCACAATCTGATAGCTTAATACCTCAGATtgatacaaataattttaatactcGGAATTctataaagaaaaggaagacaAATGAAAGCGAATTTAGCAAATCCGTTATTCGACCAAAGttgttgaaaaaaataaaaaatttaaagaagaataGTAAAATCATGAAAACATGTCAAAATGTGTTGGAACATCAAGATATGCGCAATTATGAGCATGAAAATGGTAATATATCTGAAAAACAAAAAGGTTTAGACGATAATTCTCAAGTAGTTAAAAAGGATGATTATATACCTAAAAAGAAACCTCGCATTGCACACGTACCTAAGAACACAATGATTAAACAAGAGAAATTGAATGATGTTCCAGAGTTCAAGAAACAATTAGTAAAAGATTTAGAAAATGCCGACTGTACTGATTtaaatgaattgaaaagagaTAATAATGAGTTACAAAAAATttgtggtaataatatacaaaaaactCGATTAATTTCTTCGAAGGTACATTCTAGCAGTACTGAAAATATTGCAGGAGATCCTGTTCATGAAATACCAGTTaccgatattaaaaatttattaagtaATGTAAGAAACAAGACAAGCGGACAAGACACAAACATAACATTCAAAACAAATAGTAGGTATAGTCTATTTGATACTACATCCAATACTAATTCTTTGGAAGGGATAAACGAATTGGATGATAAAAAGACTGATTTGACTAAGAATGACGAGCATTTGAATCACGTATGTGAAAATAATTCTCTAGTTGTAAGAGAAATCAACAAAACAGATAGTACGAGCAAacaagaattattaaatttcaatgacAAGTCTTCCACTGATACTTCAGAGATAAATGATATAAGTGAAAGGAATTTATGTACTGAAAAAATAACACGCACGAATGTTTCTATTACACAGGAAGATTCTGCTATAGAACATGAACTAGAATCGTACTGTccatttaaaatattacaaaaacatattaataataatccaactaagaagaataagaatatgCATAACAAAAAATTTTTACATATCGGTTTAATGGCAGGTAAGATTACTTTTGCTAACAGATTTTTTAAAACATGTGGGATTATGTAAAAtatgctttatttattttagataaattCGTGAGTAAACAATTACAAAGGCTGGTAGATAATGATTGGCAGAGTTCCATACATTGGGATGTgattgaaaaactgaaatttACCTGTAGTTCTCGTATTATAGCAAAGTTAGTATCACAtcatatttgtaattaatttttaacatgaCTAATTACTAACATATACTATATGATTTTAGAGGAATTATAGAATTCTTAAGTACAGAACAGGAACATAACAGAAATTTAGATAATAGTTATACACCGCCTGCACCATTAATGACAAAAGCACAACAAAGAATAGCAGCATTATTAATTGACCTAGAAAAATCAGTTCCCactgtatttcaatttgttcaagTTGGCATAGAGTACAAACTTTTTAGACTTAATCAAGAAATAGAGGTTTGGCTTTTCCCTACTATTTTCATACGTAATGCAAAATTAACGAatgcaattaacaattaattaattttatgtttagAAATGTGTGATAGAATCTCTTGCTAGAATGTATACAGTTTTAGCACGAATTAAGAAGGATCGAGAAAAAGTGAGGATATTTTGTTGTGATGCTTTGTATTGTTTGGGAGTTCATGCAATACTTATTTTATATACAGTATTCACTTCTTGGCCAGAAGTATTTCCAAATAATCAAACAAGTAGTAATAGTatgtgtaattttttaaatcatttcaaaatcaaatttttatttcgttattgtaactatttattatgtatacagGATTATTGCCAAAATGTATGGCACATTTAATTATGGCGCAGCAAGCTATAGACTATCCTAAACTTTATGCTTTAAAAAATTTGGTGTCAATGTTCTACAAATATCCAATGGGAACATTATCGAAAGATTTGCTCGAAGAACTTTTGACTGCACTTCAAGGTAAGAAACAATtataatacttttaatttattaccTAAATATAATTTGATCATTTATAGAAAGAAATGATAGTGAAGTAGAAATCGCTATTACACTTCTTGCAAAAAGAGAAGGAACTAGATGGACGCACAAGAACATTATTAAGGGTGCATTGTTATCTATGATAATTAACGAGAAATTTCCGAGCACATATCGAGCGTTTTCTTTATtaggtaaatttaaaatttaataaattccatttaaatatttaaattataacttCCACTACAATATTTGTAAATGCAGGTAATTTGATGCGTGTATTCCCAATAGAAGATAAAGATAATGTAGTTGGTCAAATTGTAGAACAACTGTGCGATTTAATCAATTCCGATAAAGGTATactgtttttatttattttattcatgttttaaatgtaatagaaaattcagttattaataaacaattaatatttttaactagGATCAGATGAGCAAAAAGAAGGAGTTTTCTCTGCATTGTTGAGTTTGTGGAGGCATAAATTTGATGAAGTGATGCAGAATACGTTAAAGTGGACTCCATCTATGCCATTGCATGATCGAACCATGGAACAGATCAGTGGATTATTTAATGCACGCGACCCAAATTTTTGGAGGGCTTATTTAAGGAAAAACAGAAAACTGTTTGTTACTTGggaagaaaataaaacgtaATGCATAGTTTTTTTAATATGAACAAATCGAGAAATCGTGTGATATTTATTGTAAGATAATTTAGATTATTAAAAACTCTGAATTTTTCCATTAAGGTTACGTTAATctcgaatttatttaatttttcttttaatcagACATCGTGTTATTCTATTAATCACGACAATTATTATTAGTTCTTTCTATGACATTTTATTACATGATcctaagaaatagaaataatgtTTCCTTCGTTATTTCTGCATGCATAGTTTAAAAGTGTAACAAATTACTGACTCCTTTAACTGATTCTGAAATCCCTTTTTTTATTTGTCAAATTGTATGATACTTTAAGTGATAATCTTTTTAAGtattgtattatgtattatattagtattgtattatgtattatatattatacgtgaCATGTAGAAGACTATGCGAAAGAGAACTACAattgataatataattttgataagCCAAAGAAGCCATTTCGTACGTGAAATAATCATGCTTCCATAAACTGATTAATAAAGCTTTGGTTGCACTTAATGTGCAAATGTAATGTCTTTACtttctatttccttttattttaccTACAGGTAGAatcaaagaatagaaaaaaaatcattttgttatgatataatgaaataaaaaattgattttctacattttatctTTCGAGTGATAGTTcccttaaaatattttaattaaaactcaGATAAAGGATTTAAGCTGTTTCATatcgaataaatttcaattatataatttttattatatcgtatttttcaAACACAGGAGATACTAGCAAAAATGTAATAAGATGAAATATTGATTGGATCaactgaatatttataattaaattataattaggaggtatatgtatttatataagtCGATGGTTCTTGGTCTGCATGGCCTTAATGTTTCTTTGAAATTCCATCTCGCCAATTATCTATGGATGTTACAAATTCAGCTTTTAATAACTCCAACTGTTAGCATTATTTTTCCACTATTTCACTAACATTTACACTAGTATCACTATAGCATATCTGACATCAACCAAACGCATTGCATCGAAGATAAGAATGCCATTAAAGTGAGATAGATGCTGAAACATCAGATCAGTTTCCACAAAAAATTTGTAAGTTCGCGAATTGTTTAATGTCGTTCCAAATTTAATGATTCTTTGAACAATTTGTCATTGAATTAATATACACAGACACTAATTTaaacacgaaatattttaaatataacacttttcgatgcgTAGATTACACGTTTCATGGTGATCAAATCTACGCTGGAACTACTGCGTGATCAAATTCGAAAAATAAGGTTTAAATATTGTGCTCTCTTTGGTGAAACTTAGTACGTcatgtttatatatattatttatatatattatattatatatatatatatatatgtcattcttcaattcttttactttttccttcttttaaaTACAAGGATAAACGTtctagaattttttaaacaactaTAATCACGTATTTGCCTGACGTATTATCATCTAATTGTAAAGGAAGGAACGCGAAGGACAGTGGCGCAGCCTATGGAACAATCAGTGAAGAATGGCGGGAAAGTGTTTAAAGTTTAAAGGATGACTGCAGCAACATATACGATCTCGCTTATTTATACTACTTAACCATTTCGGGAAACAAGAGTACAAGTTTTTATTCctttcaatataataataatcgtaataataatagataataataaaaatagataataatagcaataataataataatagaaataataataatagaaataataatagcaataataataataatagtaataataatcaaCATATCGTAAGCTTCCATACGCAGAGCACGCTAAGTTAATACATGTACATAGtttctttacaaaaataataacaatgttTCGGTGCAACATTGCGAATCCAATGATCAATCTCGTCTAGCTAAATGACACTTTAGCAGCATTTTTCCTTTGGATAGATAACTCTTGTTAACTATATTATCCCCGTTATATTCGTTCATTGTTCTTACCGTTCGATTTTTACGAAGCAGATCATACACGCGTTATCCGCGTGCACACTGCTCCTTTCTTtctatcattttctttctttctttttttttcattcttcttcacacatttttataaataaactacCTTTATTTTGTCAGTTAATCGACATTGTCTTTGGTACATTTACAACGAACAGCATATATCGCGACAGAAAGTACGGATTTGGTATGTCGGACGGGGTACCTACCATCCGCCGTCATAAAGCGCACGCAATtcacgaaaaaaagaaacaaatttcacTTGGAGACCTTTCGCGTGTCGTCTGAGCGCGAAGATTTCCGTccggaaattaaaaattaaaacaaataaaggaaaacagaaagaaaaaagaaaggaaaaacagaATATTAAGAAGAAACGGAAACGGAAAAGCAAGAAGCAAACAAGagaaaacaaaggaaagaagaggaTACGAACGGACTGAGCGGCGGTCGCCGACGGTAGAGTTGACCAGTCGTCGATCGGAATGATCGCGCTCCACTAAGAATTTCGTGATTCCAGTGTCCTCGAGTCGATTCCGATCGAACGGTTAGTGGTACAAACCATTCCCGTCGGGTCTCTCTCCTAGGATAAGACCTCTCTGACCACGCTGACccaaaagaaaaattcatcgaaattTCTTCGCGTCGTTTAgctgtttttctttctctgtttctttctctttctcccgaTCGAATGCAACGTATCCTTCTCGTGTCtgctttttttcttattctttcccTCCCTTCGGCTCTCTTCTTCGTCTTGATCTTCGCGATACACGGCTACAGCGCTGTCTGATGTACTAAAATGCTACCACTGTCTACGCTTAAACGATCGCTAAGTCACAAGCCCAAGTCATTGCTCCCGACGATGATTCTCTCTggtttatttatcttttctctCGACAAAAATTAAAGTCATGTTTCCCCTCGATGATTGATAGggtgtaaattaaaaaaagaaaaaagaaagagaaagatcgtGGTCAAGCAATCACTCGGTCGTGACGATATTTTAACGTTTAGAAGCTGACAATCGAAGTCTACCTACGAATCTTTTCTCTTGCGATCGCTCCCGTATGAAACGTTTCGAAGTTCCTTCGTGTTCAACAATCGGCCATTCGTTGCTCAATTTTTCGGAATCGACGGGTTCGAGTAATCGCTCTCACGATGCACGTCGATGCGTTTCGAAACGCGATACGACCAATTAGAAGAATTGCGAGGAATCGACTACGATCGTTAGAAGCGATTATTCGAACTTTCAGTGAAACTGTGTTTAGAAGTTGATTCAACGATTGCTGGTTCGATTGCATGAATTACTACGTTGCACTTATGGAAAGAAACCTGTGTGCTGGCTGAATGAATTGTAGGAAAATGGCTTTCTCGATTGAAGAACAACTGCAGATACTACGATATTCAACGAATGCCTGTGCGATGTTGGAACGTAAGCTTTTCATTGAGTTTTATGCGGTTTTCACAGGCGCACTTGCGTCGGAAATTGCGTgctttttctcttcgttctttttctttttttatataactcttttctctctctctccctctctctcgttcgttcgttcgttcgtttataaataataaGTGCGTGTCCTTAAAAGATATCGTGTTAACCAAATAATACGCGGTAGTATTAGGAATAAATTGATTAATCGTGgttcgataataataataaaaggagaATAATTAAATGATCGCAACTAATGATCGTAAATTAgtaagttaataataataatcgtggtaattaataattagagggaaaaaaataatataagaataaattaGGAACCAAGTACAAAGTTACGAGAGAAGTAAGATCggggaataattaaattagagtTTTTCCATTTTCACGCTACGATTTCTTCACGATAATTAcgactatttataataaattacaacgtACGGTTACGATTCGAATTCGTACCCGtaacagaaaattaaaaaaaagaaaagaaatacacATTAGGCCACCTAGCTTCACGCGTTTCTCGTCTCGGAACCTATCTCGTTTCATAATTCTACGTACGTATGCGTATTCTTCGGTtttctccttcgtttctttctttcgactCTTCTTCCCGATTTTCGTTGTCCAGAAAGATTACCAGCTCTTACTGCATCTTTACGACGTTTTGTAAGTCATTCAAGTTTTGAAACTTCATAACGAAAGAGAAAACACGAGGCTCGTGGCCGAGCAAAGAAACGAAAGCGTCGTCGGGTCATGATCGCGCGACACATTATTCGTACACGTTACACAAAAGTATACTAGACGATTCATTTTCTGTTTCTTCAAAGCGTTTGGAAGCTTCTTCATTCCACGACACAGTATCTACAAATGTACAAATCATCGTCGAATACAGGATCGATCCTTCCAGGATGTTAGGTTATGATCGACTAAACAAATAACATATCGTGCTTCTTCGTGAACTTTTTAAGATGGCGTCGCGGTAGCGTTCGACAACGATCGTTTTAAACGAATCCTCGACTCCTTTCAAAATTCGAAAGAAGAATGGAGATAGTTCTATCGGTTATATTGGGAGGAGCACGCCGCGTGAACAATCGACTCTGTCATCCGGTCGACTCGTTGCCcgataaatttatttgtcaaTAGTCACCGTAAAGAAATGGGAACTCGCTGTCGACCAGCGTCGTCATAATTGTAGTTTGTCCGCTACAACGGCCCAATCTTTCTTGGGATAAATTTAACGGAAAACGAATCGGCTGGCCCTATGTGGATAATTTACTATTTACAAGAGGAGAGGCGAGGAACAGAGATTTGCTCCGCAGCGCGCTCGATTCCGACCTTAATCGATCGATGGACACGATCGTTATCGATGCCACCGCGACTCGTGCATTCGTCTTCGAGAATTCAATCGATTTTTATCGACGATCTAACGAATATTACAACGAGGCTTACTTTCTTTTCGCTAGGTTTTAACGCCGCACAGGGACACCATCCTCGagttcgttttcttttcttttctcgccATGTTAAGgcgaatttaaattatattacgaaTTTAAATGAAGTTACACATACGGCATTGTGCGGacaaaaaatacatatactTAACGAAAACTTTCCAATAAATAATTACGTCTGTATTGAACGAACATTTTACAGTGAAACACACTTATAGGATCAAGTTTTGGCCCGTCACGCGAATCTACTTTGTATTATCGCTGTGACGCATAACTTTCGTGACGATTCGGCacattgaaagaaagaaaactgaACGACAGAAACGGttagaattttcgaatttcttccCTTCTGGATCAGCCAGTGTAGAAGAAGAGAAATTGTCTGACATCCAACGATTTAGAACTTCGAATGCTTTGCATCTGCTAACGCTTCTGATACGTGAGTCGTTCTATTTTCCGCGTTTCAGTGGTATTGATTTCTAAGAAACTTGTGCTGAACTCGGAACTTGCATCGAAGGATCGATTTCTGCGTGAGGATACGGAAAAAAGAAGCGAACGAAATCGGACATACAGGAAACAGGAGTTTatggaaaagaagaataaaacaaaGCAGTGAAATCtgggaggggaggggagggACTTATTTCCGCGCGTTTTCTCGATTAAAATCGAGGAATTATATTCTACGACGAGCAACGTTTCTACTTCTAGCAGAGGATTATTCGTCGAAACTTAACTGGTACATTTATCTTAACCGatgctaataacgttatgtaattatTCTCCGGTTATTATTGTCTGCTCTAAACTATCTCGTATCTCCGATAGGAACAAATTACTTATGCTTCTTCTCCGTTACGTTCGCGCTAAatgcttcttttctcttctcctctctctctctctcttccctactttttctttctattaagAGAGTCACCTATTCAGCAGAGGCTTTATTTTTAAGCTTGCCTTCTTGTCTACTTTCTTGTCCTTTGTTCTTCCAGCTGTTCAGGTCCAGCTATTTAAAGTTACCGGCTACGTACTTCCTTTTTAATCCTACGCTTTTTTAGATCTCGCGCGAATCATCGATCCCGAGGATCCCGGTCCACGTATCGATTTTTTCAGCTGCCAACGAGATCGTCTCTTGCTGTCTTGCCAACGTGATCTTCCATTGTGAAGAAACGCACCGCTCGAAGTCGAGCTAAACGATCTTCCTCTTCAAACGATCCTTAACGATGCAAGAAACTCGTCGACCGGATAATTCAGGCACAAATAAACATTGAATTACGACGAAGCTAGGCTCTTCAAAGTTGCACACGATCGTCGAGCAATACGTTCACaatggatttttttttttttttctctcttccttcctctctGATACGTCACCGCGAGAACGTAGTCCATGGACGGAGACAGAAAGCAGCTGGGTGAAAGTGATTCCCTTCCGTCGACGTGGTGTCGGTGATCTCTATGCTGGACGCCTTGCTTCGTGTAGTGGAATTAGGCACCGGACTGACTCTATCATTGATTGGAACGTTTGCCTTCGCTGATGGACGCCATTCTCATTGACTCCGCTTCCGGGCAGTTCCATCCGGGCATTCTCGTCTGCTCTATCGCCGCCTGAGAACACCACAAACGAAAGGTTCTTAGCGAACAAGTTTTTACTTTCTCTGATCAATCATTCTCtccacgtaatactatatatatatatatatatattaattaattaattataatattgattaTGATTGTTATATTggtaatttccatttttttaaataaagaatggAAATTactatttaactttatataattttattaatgatttattaatttttatagtttttgaaaatttaaataatttgataaattttgtcAAAAAATTGGATAAAGTtggcaaattttttaaaaaaattgaataatattggCAAGTTTTTAAAGAGATTGAAAAAAATTggtaaatttagttaaaaaattgggaaaaatagattttattatatatataggtaaatgtatattcatttatttattataatattgattatgattattatattggtaatttccattttttaacaaataaaaatatattggaaattactatttaattttatataattttattaatgatttattaatttttaaagtttctaaaaatttaaataatttgataaattttgtcAAAAAGTGGGACGAAATTGGCAAATTTTTAAAGAGATCGAAAGAAATTGGtaaattaagttaaaaaattgcgaaaaataaattttattatatataggtatatatattagttaattaatttattataatattgattatggttattatatttgtaatttccaattttttcgaGGAAATTactatttaactttatataattttatgaatggtttattaatttttatggtttttaaatgtttaggtaaaattttgacaaatttataaaatttgataaattttgtcAAAAGTTGGATAAAATTggcaaatttttttaaaaaattggataACATtggcaaattaaaaaaaaagaaaaaagttgaggaaaattggttttattatatgtaattatatgtataaatatatatgtttataaatttaaatatatatatttaaataatacaaaaatttaaattagcatatatatatatatatttaaataataaattgaaaaaagtaattgaaatataattaattatacatatacaataatttatataaaatattattcttaaatcctgagatatatatatatatatcctgggaaacatttatatatatatataaatttatgtgtttattaaatatataagtaattatattacataaaacataatacagcataatatatatataatttatttttatagatggaaatattattaaacgaCCCAAGCATCAGATCTTTGGTACTTTGTATGACACGGCAATTGTTAAGAAATCGTGTCCAAAGTATAGCTGATACAGATTCGCAAATAATAATATGCGAGCTATGGAAAACGTGTATAGAAAAAATTCGCCGAGGAAAATTCGTGCCAGGAGATATCCGCAGGCCATGTGAGGCGTGGAAAGATAGGAAATCATAGGAGTATCGATACAGGTGCACGCGTGCTACACTTACCGAGCTATTAGGATTCTTGGTCATGAAGATCATGAGGGAGCGGCTGCGGTTGCTAAACGGCCTTAACTCCGGATCTCGGCCAGGACCATCCACCGTGTCGACGCAATTACTGTTGGCACAGAAATAACGTCGAATGTGAAATTTGTGCATTCATCAACCACCATGCAAGATTTATGAAATGAACGAGAATTAGTTTTTTTATAATTCATCTAAATATCAACCATGTCTAAATCATCAATCTGCTTTAATTATCACTTTCATCATTCTAGGTGAGAGAAAGATAAGAAAGGAAGGCTATTAATAAATAAGACGAAGAAAAGTTCAtaatgataaaagaagaaactacATACCTCGACCGTAATTCCTTTTGCTTTCGCTTACAGTGGATGTAAGCCGCTATGCAAATGATAACGACCAGGAATACTGCTATCGTGGCACCACCGGCGATGCTGGCTGTCTCCAACATTACACGTTGCCGGGAAGCTGTAACAAAAACGTCACTTTCCTAGTCACCGGACATAGCTTCTTGTCCCTTTGGACTGCCTCTAACACGCGTTGCAGATTGAACAAGGCAGTTCGTTGAATTTACATTGTACCCAGTGCATTATACTCGGCTCTTGCTATGTAGCATGACTCTAGAATGGAATAAAACTATCTGGTCGCGGCGACCAGGAATACAACAAGAGAATCGAGAACGGCAGATACTTACGTAAATAGGAACCATCTAAATCCTTAAACTCGCATCTCTGCCCGATATAACCGTTGGCGCATCTGCAAGAAAAGAAAGCGAACCTGGTTAGATAGATACAGTGTTGTATATCGGCCGGATAGAAGAGTGGTAGAACGCATGTCGGTACTTTATTGTTCGAACGCGGCACTTCCGTAAAACGCGGCAAGAAATCCAGGAAGCTATAAAACGTACTCTTTAGGCACGAACCGCTTTTAGTATCGGGCATTAATCAGATAGGTACGCGATGGCTCGAACCACCCAATTAGTACACTTAATTATTAACAGAAAAGCGCAAAAAGGAGATAGGAGAACTGTGTAGAAAGAGGAGAGGGGAGCAAAATCAAGACGgatagaaagaataaaaaaaaagaagatcaaagaaaataagagaaaagaacATCAGGAACAGGTAAAAACTGTAGAGAGGAACGATTGCTTCTAGAACGTATCGATACGCAAGGCTCGTAATAACCCGGTAATTAAAAGGATTCTCACGGTCGATTTCATGGAACGGTACCACCGAATCATGATTCGCCCTTGGAGCGGAATAATTAGCCGAATGCTGGTTCGTTTCATCCAGATTAACCCGAACAACATTTACAATTAATTGAGTCCTGTGATCGTTGAATTAACGTGACCAACAGATACTGGTCACGCACAATAGTCTTTCAGACATACTCGTTGATAAGGATGCACGATAAACGCGCATCATGCGCCAGCTGCCATAGTTTTCGTTTCATCAAAACGTTCGCTTCTTTTGCTTCCCCGTACCGAGCATTTAACCGTTGGCAACTACGTGGTTGCAGATTTCTTCATTACCACCAAATGAAAAAagtccgcagtcacttagttacCAAGCCAATAGCTCGTCGCCAGTCATACCAGAGTCACAGTTAGTTCTCTTTTTTCGAATAATCGTATCGCCGTGTCGATCGGCATTTCTCGCAGATAAATGAACGAAGCGCTGCATGGCACAATCCGACACGAATTCTTAAAAACCGCTGCCACTAAAACGGTTAAGCAACGCTTCCGTTACTCCCACGCAACGCAACATTAACATGGTCGCTTCTACCGAGAGACACAGATCCTGCCCTTCCCCCTTTTGCCATAGTTTCGGCTGGAAACGCGGCTAATTGGCTGTGCGAGGTGTCTATCATCGATAACGTAACACGTCGATACTCGCCGTGCGAGTTGAAGCGTATCAAGGCCTCGATACTTCCTCATGCGAGCAAGCGCAGTAAATAATTACTCGTTCTGAGAGCAGGGCCGGCGTGACCCTTCGCGGGGCCGGGTTCGAAAATCCTGCGGGCCCAACAACAACGAgcaattgtttatttaaaaactgctgttacatattgtatattctttataagcagttttttaaacaaatccaaGTAATGTTTTTTCGCATGGATAATTCGCTTTCAAGGGGCAAGAAATTCAATGAAAGTAGAAAATCTGCGATGGTTGTATGACTTTTGCAAAAAACTGTTGATGTAGTTTAATTCCTCTAAAATGTACATTTCTCTAAAAGCGAACTTTCATGATTTGTCTCACTCCTTTAAACCGAATCATCGCTATATAAAAAATGTCTTGGGTCTGTTAATGGTATCGTCGTTC
The sequence above is a segment of the Bombus terrestris chromosome 18, iyBomTerr1.2, whole genome shotgun sequence genome. Coding sequences within it:
- the LOC100650463 gene encoding uncharacterized protein LOC100650463 isoform X2; the protein is MKLLNELIKKYNDKTKECERLRQELDTINKDMKETTYNYNTTLAKIIKLELQNTKYKKSIETLTTQVNEGNIKAAADQQHIQQLICKIKDIDEHQNQKIIQYDLEKSSLQVKIKELEQELKNVKKSHDTKMKKMEKQISVFESLKNENKAMLRDIGTNTSTRDTIMQNPEVADKSVLTDNFCNIKDVLYPIFCDKCDVLLDPPPFEKICKIMSNSCPKLVEKIPSPPKRSPSPLQPSIDIKSGQRCKIETSLTLSDTSSQHLPDQNSRVEFIPTSLLTPHAISLGRSDYCNTFPPTSNLIDPSTYYIGSTPLNPLSRTDSNTINQDNHCENMVTPSLSIMLSLQKRIDMLEMKMKMKKKLNKKGLNQNNSCCQHHHLNACSIYDVNNSTQFSFNELRKLMDAYKRKETKKSNGHKTLRKLSRLKCKRLQNVHTGFWKIESIVNKNERTSFKKKPKKCKYRHSFLRNPDNLLRSIEDIEEELTDDSKTNINVESKSVLRIRRSSLSLNSDHTNRNEAEAKIVRNLVECSKSVGGETDSGILSDSIESGKLIRSEANTDIYSALTEHKNTIEIKSSMENESCSIEHIKPVNESSIKVVHVSHLVKLNKPIEETNALNTDMSETPQSDSLIPQIDTNNFNTRNSIKKRKTNESEFSKSVIRPKLLKKIKNLKKNSKIMKTCQNVLEHQDMRNYEHENGNISEKQKGLDDNSQVVKKDDYIPKKKPRIAHVPKNTMIKQEKLNDVPEFKKQLVKDLENADCTDLNELKRDNNELQKICGNNIQKTRLISSKVHSSSTENIAGDPVHEIPVTDIKNLLSNVRNKTSGQDTNITFKTNSRYSLFDTTSNTNSLEGINELDDKKTDLTKNDEHLNHVCENNSLVVREINKTDSTSKQELLNFNDKSSTDTSEINDISERNLCTEKITRTNVSITQEDSAIEHELESYCPFKILQKHINNNPTKKNKNMHNKKFLHIGLMADKFVSKQLQRLVDNDWQSSIHWDVIEKLKFTCSSRIIAKGIIEFLSTEQEHNRNLDNSYTPPAPLMTKAQQRIAALLIDLEKSVPTVFQFVQVGIEYKLFRLNQEIEKCVIESLARMYTVLARIKKDREKVRIFCCDALYCLGVHAILILYTVFTSWPEVFPNNQTSSNRLLPKCMAHLIMAQQAIDYPKLYALKNLVSMFYKYPMGTLSKDLLEELLTALQERNDSEVEIAITLLAKREGTRWTHKNIIKGALLSMIINEKFPSTYRAFSLLGNLMRVFPIEDKDNVVGQIVEQLCDLINSDKGSDEQKEGVFSALLSLWRHKFDEVMQNTLKWTPSMPLHDRTMEQISGLFNARDPNFWRAYLRKNRKLFVTWEENKT